The genomic region TAAGAGTTGAATTCTCTGGTTACAAATATGGTGATGAGTCAGAGCACAACGCATTTACTTTCTCAGGTGTAGGTTCAGGTACTGAATTATCAAACTTACAAGCTTTCAAAGGTACTGATGATGGCCTTGAGTGGTTCGGTGGTACTGTAAGTGGTGAGAACTTAGTTTCAGTTGGTTGTGAAGATGATTCATTTGACTGGGCACATGGTTACGTTGGTTCATTAACGAACTTATGGGTAATTCATGATGCTTCAAGATCTTTCGATAAAGGTTTTGAAATTGACAACAACTCTAAAAACAACTCAGCTGAGCCTTACACTAAAGCTACAGTTACTAACGTAACAGTTGAAGGTGTTGCTGGTGAAACTACTGCTTTCAGAGTTAGAGAAGGTGCTAAAGGTAACTTCATCAATGTAAAAGTTGTAAACGCTAAGAAAGGATTTGACGTTCACAATGATGTTACAATCAACAACGTAATGAACAACGAATTAACAGTATCTGCTTACACAGCTGAGTCTGTTGATACAGAAGTTGCTTATGTTGATGACTGTGAAACTTGTGAGTAAGTCATAGATGATATACAAAAAGGTATAGCATAATTACCCTAAGCTAATACTAAAAACTCGCAAAGACCAAATCAGTGAGTACCCTAGGTTAATAGAATTAGCCTAGGGTTTTTTATTGAATAATTTTACGGAATAATTGTATTTGGTAAGTAATAACTATCTGAAAAATAGTTGTTTATTGTGATGCAGTGAACGAATAGTTAAGTTATAGTATGAAGAATAACCAATACTATTACTTAATTATCATCACTATATTATTAACAACTACATCGATTAATGCACAGGTTTATCTTGGAATTAGTGGAGGAGCCTCACTTATTAATCAAAACGATATTGAATTTTGGCAGCAAAGATATGAAGTAGAAGGAGTGTCTACCACTCGTAAACTTTTTATTGGATATCAATTTAAATATTTAGGATTTGAGTTAGGAAACCGTTTCTTGGGAAATGTTTCAGAACAAACCGATTTATATGTTTTAAATGCTGATAAAAAGGGGTGGGATTTTACCGGAATTGGACGTTATTCCTTTGGGAGGCTTTCAGCTTTTGTTAAAGCTGGAGTAGTGTTTCTTAGTCATCGAAACTACTATACTTTGATTTATGAAAATCATGTAAACACATACCTTAATAAGGTAAAATCTCAGGATGTATTACTGGGTGTGGGCAGTGATTTTAGTGTTACAAATTTTCTTGCTTTACGTTTAGAGTATGAAGTAATTATGGTACAAGAATCAAATAACTATCATTCCATTACTCTTGGTACATTATTTAAAATTCGTCATAAATAAAAAAAGGCTGTCTTTTTTACGAGACAGCCTTTTTTGCTATATAAAAATAAAGATTAACTCTTCATTGCACCAGTCAACTGAATAGTTTGTCTAGTGATATACGTAGACATATCAGAAGCTAAGAATACGCAAAGATCTGCAACTTCCTCTGGCTTACCACCTCTTTTCATAGGGATATCAGCCAACCATTCGTCTTTAATTTTTTGATCTAAAGTAGCTGTCATTTCAGTTTCGATGAAACCTGGAGCAACAGCATTAACACGAATATTACGAGGAGCCAATTCTTTAGCTACCGACTGTGTGAAACCAATAATACCTGCTTTTGATGCAGCATAGTTTGCTTGACCAGCATTACCATAAACACCAACAACAGAACTCATATTAATGATTGAACCGCTACGTTGCTTTAAGAAAGTTCTAGTAGCTGCTTTAGTCATATTGAATACAGAGTTTAAGTTAACTCTGATTACATCATTGAATTGTTCTTCAGACATACGCATTAAAAGTGTATCTCTTGTAATACCTGCGTTGTTGATAAGCGCATCCAATGAATCGAAATCTGATGTGAAATCAGCAATTAATTTTTCAGCCGCTTCCATTTGAGATGCATCTGAACGGTAACCTCTAGC from Flammeovirga agarivorans harbors:
- the fabG gene encoding 3-oxoacyl-[acyl-carrier-protein] reductase; the encoded protein is MKLLEGKNVLITGASKGIGRAIAIRCAEHGANIGFTYLSSVEKGEALVAELEAYGIKARGYRSDASQMEAAEKLIADFTSDFDSLDALINNAGITRDTLLMRMSEEQFNDVIRVNLNSVFNMTKAATRTFLKQRSGSIINMSSVVGVYGNAGQANYAASKAGIIGFTQSVAKELAPRNIRVNAVAPGFIETEMTATLDQKIKDEWLADIPMKRGGKPEEVADLCVFLASDMSTYITRQTIQLTGAMKS
- a CDS encoding porin family protein produces the protein MKNNQYYYLIIITILLTTTSINAQVYLGISGGASLINQNDIEFWQQRYEVEGVSTTRKLFIGYQFKYLGFELGNRFLGNVSEQTDLYVLNADKKGWDFTGIGRYSFGRLSAFVKAGVVFLSHRNYYTLIYENHVNTYLNKVKSQDVLLGVGSDFSVTNFLALRLEYEVIMVQESNNYHSITLGTLFKIRHK